A window of the Desulfomonilaceae bacterium genome harbors these coding sequences:
- a CDS encoding nucleoside recognition domain-containing protein translates to MLNIIWLFLLVVSTVIALATGNLKPLVNSVPESAMNAFRLALGLTGIMALWLGIMKIAEKSGLTEKLSQLIAPLMVRIFPGVPPDHPAVATMASNMIANMFGLNNAATPLGIKAMKDLETLNPTKGTATHAMCMFLALNTSSLQLVPFGAIALLAAGGSKDPTIIIFPTIIATTFSTVSAFCIARLLSRMKRYQD, encoded by the coding sequence TTGCTCAACATAATATGGCTATTTCTATTAGTTGTTTCAACCGTAATAGCCCTTGCGACGGGAAACTTGAAGCCTTTGGTCAACTCTGTTCCTGAAAGCGCCATGAACGCATTCAGGCTCGCTCTTGGATTGACGGGGATAATGGCTCTCTGGCTGGGAATTATGAAAATTGCTGAGAAAAGTGGCCTGACCGAAAAGCTGAGCCAACTGATCGCCCCTCTGATGGTTCGAATTTTCCCTGGTGTTCCCCCCGATCACCCCGCTGTTGCGACCATGGCGTCAAACATGATCGCAAACATGTTCGGACTGAACAATGCTGCCACGCCGTTAGGGATAAAAGCTATGAAGGATCTTGAAACGCTCAATCCGACAAAGGGAACCGCTACTCACGCCATGTGTATGTTTCTCGCCCTAAACACATCCAGCTTGCAGTTGGTTCCATTTGGAGCAATCGCCCTTTTGGCGGCTGGTGGCTCTAAAGATCCAACTATCATTATTTTTCCCACTATAATCGCAACTACTTTTTCGACCGTTTCAGCCTTTTGCATCGCTCGTTTACTTTCCAGGATGAAAAGATATCAGGACTGA
- a CDS encoding ATP-dependent helicase encodes MNSSQFAAVSTGEGPVLVIAGAGSGKTRTIVYRVAWLVDHGIDPSSILLLTFTRKAAQEMLGRAMKLLDDRVALVSGGTFHSVGASILRRYSRLADFDSSFTILDQGDSHDLIDLARKEISPPILDLKSFPKARTISELIGRASGSGDSIQDVIRQRYPHFEEYGPDIERVAQFYQEYKKTHQSMDYDDLLGRAVDLLETNQQVKQDVCSRWSHILVDEYQDTNRMQARMVRLLADGHDNVMAVGDDSQSIYSFRGADFKNIMRFPDLFPGTRIIKLEENFRSVQPILEVANNIIAGASVGFQKRLFSSRKIGVKPLLATPFSEKEQSLLVLRIVKEFSRLGMPLNDVAVLFRAGFHSFDLEAELTKTRRPYVKYGGFKFVESAHIKDVLAHLRVITNKNDRISWARILKIIAHVGDKTAKKLAEAFAKSDNGADLTSLVPERKKYTEDARSLLRTLTEIGGFEGSLPDKIDQVTRFLTPYLQASYDNYPKRLKELDQLAQMSAPYKSLTEFLNDVAIEPPEHEIDEDFGFQNRLILSTIHSAKGLEWGTVILIWAAEGRIPSPMALANPDDLEEERRLLYVAVTRAKERLIIIVPQTMYDRRLGVVGTTPSRFLEEIPTDCFASNWTTDMVQDHLLENP; translated from the coding sequence ATGAACTCATCGCAGTTCGCTGCCGTTTCCACCGGCGAGGGCCCAGTCCTCGTGATTGCCGGAGCAGGTTCAGGAAAGACCCGGACCATTGTTTACAGGGTCGCATGGCTTGTTGATCACGGAATTGATCCGTCATCCATTCTATTGCTCACCTTCACTCGTAAAGCCGCTCAGGAAATGCTGGGTAGAGCCATGAAACTACTGGATGACAGGGTGGCGCTTGTTTCGGGCGGGACTTTCCATTCTGTAGGGGCGTCTATCCTTCGCAGATATTCGCGTCTGGCGGATTTTGACTCATCTTTCACTATTCTGGATCAGGGTGACAGCCATGATCTTATAGACCTGGCAAGAAAAGAAATTTCTCCGCCAATCCTGGACCTGAAATCATTCCCCAAGGCAAGGACCATCTCCGAATTAATAGGACGGGCCTCAGGATCCGGAGATTCGATTCAGGATGTAATTCGACAGAGATACCCGCATTTTGAAGAGTATGGACCGGATATAGAAAGGGTTGCGCAGTTTTACCAGGAATACAAAAAGACTCATCAATCGATGGACTATGATGACCTGTTGGGGCGCGCTGTAGACTTGCTGGAAACAAATCAACAGGTCAAACAGGACGTATGCTCTCGTTGGTCTCACATACTGGTGGACGAATATCAAGACACTAACCGAATGCAGGCAAGGATGGTTCGTCTGCTTGCCGATGGACACGACAACGTCATGGCTGTTGGTGACGACTCCCAGAGTATCTATTCGTTCAGGGGAGCCGATTTCAAGAATATCATGCGATTCCCTGATCTGTTTCCTGGAACCCGGATAATTAAGCTCGAGGAAAATTTTCGGAGCGTTCAGCCGATTCTGGAGGTTGCTAACAACATAATCGCAGGCGCCTCTGTCGGGTTCCAAAAAAGATTGTTCAGCAGCAGGAAGATTGGTGTGAAGCCTTTACTGGCAACCCCATTCAGCGAAAAAGAACAGAGCCTGCTTGTGTTGAGAATTGTCAAAGAATTCAGTCGCCTTGGCATGCCACTAAATGACGTGGCTGTACTCTTTCGAGCGGGTTTTCATTCGTTTGATCTCGAAGCCGAGCTTACGAAGACCAGACGGCCGTACGTGAAATATGGTGGATTCAAGTTCGTGGAAAGCGCGCATATCAAGGACGTGTTGGCTCATCTTAGGGTCATAACCAATAAAAATGATAGAATCAGTTGGGCTAGAATTCTCAAAATCATTGCTCATGTTGGAGACAAAACGGCGAAGAAACTGGCGGAAGCGTTTGCAAAGTCGGACAACGGCGCTGATCTGACGAGTCTTGTTCCGGAGCGCAAGAAGTATACAGAGGATGCGAGGTCGCTCCTTCGAACGCTCACGGAAATCGGTGGGTTCGAAGGCTCCTTACCTGACAAGATAGATCAGGTGACTCGATTTTTGACTCCATATCTCCAAGCTTCGTACGACAACTATCCGAAGCGTTTGAAGGAACTCGACCAGTTGGCCCAGATGAGCGCTCCTTACAAGTCTTTGACCGAGTTTCTTAACGATGTGGCTATTGAACCACCTGAACACGAAATTGACGAGGATTTTGGGTTTCAAAACAGATTGATACTGTCAACCATACATTCAGCCAAAGGTCTTGAGTGGGGAACTGTAATACTCATCTGGGCCGCGGAGGGGAGGATTCCTTCTCCTATGGCTTTGGCCAATCCAGACGACTTGGAAGAGGAGCGTAGACTCCTCTACGTAGCTGTTACTAGGGCCAAGGAAAGATTGATAATAATTGTTCCGCAAACCATGTACGATAGGAGATTGGGGGTAGTCGGGACAACTCCATCAAGATTTTTGGAAGAAATTCCTACTGATTGTTTTGCAAGCAATTGGACCACAGACATGGTTCAGGACCATTTGCTTGAAAACCCTTGA
- a CDS encoding tetratricopeptide repeat protein, producing the protein MDQQRSLGNKVFFLCLTLLMCFGENAVSWGSSPTDAQKAENAFFRGSHLLARDNMNEALPALEEALTLDPQNAKFRRVLAIAYNNYGIRLSKEGKIVDGLRFFEKALDVQPDDEEIKTNLVNACLQAVSSAPEKISDKDKIHFLRKSIKAHPNDPSIKKALAALINNQGVSDTASSSQKNEIKELEDALALDPSNLKIKKNLGVAYYNMAIEKGKAGAIEEEIELLKKADEYSPKDPITEQAMARAISNLAVIKGKTGEFDTQISLLKQALELDPNDATTKKNLAAAYNNYSVKDGALSLEARLANLQNALKLDPKNQLTHSNLAIIMTRQGIAEYKAGHVSKAVITLEKALKYDSKNKAAQSNLAAIYHNQALNYGDQGKYEQEIQYLNKAIGLEPENSQIKTDLALAYNDYAVSLDKKGDVKKQTEFLNKAIKLAPENKAIQENLKRIKQKEPAPSKREPRPGGKKAKEG; encoded by the coding sequence ATGGATCAACAGCGATCTTTAGGAAACAAGGTGTTTTTTCTGTGTTTGACGCTTCTCATGTGCTTTGGAGAGAACGCGGTGTCTTGGGGCTCAAGTCCAACTGACGCTCAAAAAGCTGAGAACGCGTTTTTTCGCGGGAGCCATCTTCTAGCCAGGGACAACATGAATGAAGCTCTCCCGGCTCTCGAGGAAGCCCTCACTCTGGATCCCCAAAACGCCAAATTCCGTCGGGTACTCGCTATAGCATACAACAATTATGGAATTCGTCTGAGTAAAGAAGGAAAGATAGTTGATGGACTGCGTTTTTTTGAAAAGGCGCTGGACGTGCAACCCGACGACGAAGAGATCAAAACAAATTTGGTGAACGCATGCCTTCAGGCGGTTTCAAGCGCCCCAGAAAAGATTTCTGACAAGGACAAAATTCATTTTCTCAGAAAATCTATCAAGGCTCATCCAAACGACCCATCGATCAAGAAAGCTCTGGCGGCCTTGATCAACAATCAGGGAGTTTCAGATACCGCAAGTTCCTCTCAAAAGAATGAAATAAAGGAATTGGAAGACGCTCTGGCTCTGGACCCTTCAAACCTGAAGATCAAGAAAAATCTTGGTGTGGCCTATTACAACATGGCTATAGAGAAGGGGAAAGCTGGAGCAATCGAAGAAGAGATCGAGCTGCTCAAGAAAGCTGATGAATACAGTCCTAAAGATCCCATCACCGAGCAAGCCATGGCAAGAGCCATTTCGAATCTGGCCGTGATTAAGGGGAAGACAGGCGAATTCGACACGCAAATTTCTTTACTCAAACAAGCCCTTGAATTGGATCCCAACGATGCGACCACCAAGAAAAACCTTGCTGCGGCATACAACAATTACTCAGTCAAGGATGGCGCCCTGAGTCTTGAAGCAAGATTGGCCAACCTGCAAAACGCATTAAAACTGGACCCCAAGAATCAACTTACTCATTCCAATCTCGCTATAATCATGACCAGACAGGGGATAGCGGAATACAAGGCCGGCCACGTTTCCAAGGCGGTCATTACTCTGGAAAAAGCCTTGAAATATGATAGCAAAAACAAGGCTGCTCAGTCCAACCTCGCGGCGATTTACCACAATCAGGCCCTGAATTACGGAGATCAGGGCAAATATGAACAGGAAATCCAGTATCTTAACAAAGCCATAGGTTTAGAACCTGAGAACAGTCAGATCAAGACCGATCTGGCCCTGGCTTACAACGACTATGCCGTCAGCCTTGATAAGAAAGGGGACGTCAAGAAACAGACAGAATTCCTGAATAAGGCTATAAAACTAGCGCCTGAAAACAAAGCGATTCAGGAAAACTTGAAGCGAATAAAACAGAAAGAACCAGCGCCCTCGAAAAGAGAACCCCGTCCAGGGGGAAAAAAGGCAAAGGAAGGTTGA
- a CDS encoding nucleoside recognition domain-containing protein yields the protein MSTNELASTISNLILILFLVGIPLYGALKGVKVYETFVDGAKQGFEIAVNIIPYLVAILVAVGMFRASGAMDILTGFIPSSLRDLGITSDVLALALTRPLSGAASLGILGEIVTSHGPDSFQARLGSVILGSTETTLYVVAVYFGAVNISKTKYAVQAGLLADLVGVLAAIVVCRIIFG from the coding sequence ATGTCGACGAATGAACTAGCATCCACCATATCAAATTTGATCCTGATTTTGTTCCTTGTGGGCATTCCTCTGTATGGCGCTCTGAAGGGTGTCAAAGTTTATGAGACTTTTGTGGATGGCGCCAAACAGGGTTTTGAGATCGCTGTAAACATAATTCCCTATTTGGTGGCGATATTGGTAGCTGTGGGAATGTTCAGGGCTTCAGGGGCTATGGATATCCTGACCGGTTTCATCCCGTCGTCCTTACGAGACCTCGGGATAACATCGGATGTGCTGGCTTTGGCTCTGACCAGACCATTGTCCGGAGCGGCTTCTCTTGGAATTTTGGGTGAGATAGTGACATCTCATGGTCCGGATTCCTTCCAGGCTAGGTTGGGATCGGTAATTCTGGGAAGCACTGAGACGACTCTATATGTGGTAGCTGTCTATTTTGGAGCGGTTAACATAAGCAAGACAAAATACGCAGTTCAGGCAGGGTTGTTAGCTGACCTGGTAGGAGTGCTCGCCGCTATTGTCGTATGCAGGATTATCTTCGGATGA